One genomic segment of Coffea arabica cultivar ET-39 chromosome 6e, Coffea Arabica ET-39 HiFi, whole genome shotgun sequence includes these proteins:
- the LOC113696334 gene encoding uncharacterized protein, translating to MGDFNDIISNDEKWGGRTRPNWTFSDFKDFINKNELLDVGFEGLPWTWSNLWVGEDEIKQRLDRVLASVDWCEVFKDARVTHIEVEASDHNIILLETEPRIRKPKRRFHFDPRWLQYREVEGLIQEAWGKNQVGSRAVRISRKIKQCRMSLSAWSRTLKLNSRMEIKRIKEEIQAARTRNGSDNKETIRMLRKQLSDSYRQDELYWNQRARIKWLQNGDKNTAYFHAVVKGRRKRNKISRLEKEQGGWCATEEEIGEEIAHFYSQLFTSSKPSDFDEILNGIPKTIMEQMNLQLTRPVTEKEIRIAVFSMHPNKSPDPDGLSNLLNKAVSNKQISGVKIARQGPKVSHLFFADDSLIFCKANGDEAGRIKAILECYGKASGQQVNINKSAVFFSKSTGSREKEEVLQRLGGIQQVTQGKYLGLPLVVGRSKNSVFRFIKENLMTKIQNWKGKLLSNAGKEVLLKSVATALPSYAMSVFRLSKSLCKELSGLMARFWWENDQGDKRMHWKKWTDLAERKVNGGLGFRDLLCFNEALLAKQVW from the exons ATGGGTGATTTTAATGACATAATTTCCAATGATGAAAAATGGGGGGGCAGAACACGACCAAATTGGACTTTCTCTGATTTTAAAGACTTCATTAACAAAAATGAGCTCCTGGATGTTGGTTTTGAGGGCCTCCCATGGACTTGGAGTAACCTTTGGGTGGGGGAGGATGAAATTAAACAGAGATTGGACAGAGTTCTTGCAAGTGTTGACTGGTGTGAGGTATTCAAAGATGCAAGAGTGACCCATATTGAGGTTGAAGCCTCTGATCACAATATCATCCTTTTAGAGACAGAGCCTAGAATTAGGAAGCCAAAAAGAAGATTTCATTTTGATCCCAGATGGCTACAATATAGGGAAGTAGAAGGCCTAATCCAAGAGGCGTGGGGTAAAAATCAAGTGGGGTCCAGAGCTGTGAGAATCAGTAGGAAGATCAAGCAGTGTAGAATGTCTCTCTCGGCTTGGAGCAGAACATTGAAGCTAAATAGCAGGATGGAAATTAAAAGGATCAAAGAAGAAATTCAAGCTGCGAGAACCAGAAATGGAAGTGATAATAAAGAAACCATAAGGATGCTTAGGAAACAACTCTCTGATTCCTATAGGCAAGATGAACTTTATTGGAACCAGAGGGCAAGAATCAAATGGCTTCAAAATGGGGACAAGAACACAGCTTATTTTCATGCTGTGGTGAAGGGCAGAAGGAAAAGGAACAAAATTTCCAGACTGGAGAAGGAGCAGGGAGGATGGTGTGCAACTGAGGAGGAAATTGGGGAGGAAATTGCTCATTTTTACAGCCAGCTGTTCACATCCTCGAAGCCATCAGATTTTGATGAGATATTAAATGGTATTCCTAAGACTATCATGGAGCAGATGAACCTGCAACTTACCAGACCTGTCACTGAGAAGGAAATCAGGATTGCTGTGTTTTCCATGCACCCCAACAAATCCCCTGACCCAGACG GACTTTCTAACCTCCTTAATAAAGCTGTCAGTAATAAACAAATCTCAGGAGTCAAGATTGCAAGACAAGGACCCAAAGTTTCCCATCTATTTTTTGCTGACGACTCACTTATTTTTTGCAAAGCTAATGGTGATGAAGCAGGACGTATAAAAGCAATATTGGAGTGTTATGGGAAAGCATCGGGGCAACAAGTCAACATCAACAAGTCTGCGGTCTTCTTCAGCAAAAGTACAGGCAGTAGAGAGAAGGAGGAGGTACTACAAAGGCTAGGAGGAATCCAACAGGTTACACAGGGGAAGTATCTGGGCTTACCTTTAGTTGTTGGAAGGTCTAAAAACAGCGTGTTCAGGTTTATTAAAGAGAATTTGATGACTAAAATCCAAAACTGGAAAGGGAAACTTTTGAGTAATGCTGGGAAAGAGGTTTTGCTAAAATCAGTGGCTACTGCTCTCCCATCATATGCCATGTCTGTTTTCAGATTATCCAAAAGCTTGTGCAAAGAGCTAAGTGGGTTAATGGCCAGATTTTGGTGGGAAAATGATCAAGGGGATAAAAGAATGCATTGGAAGAAGTGGACTGACTTAGCTGAGAGGAAAGTGAATGGTGGACTTGGGTTTAGGGACTTActatgcttcaatgaagctttgctAGCCAAACAAGTTTGGTGA
- the LOC113697525 gene encoding protein LSD1-like isoform X1: MQSQIVCSGCRSVLLYPRGATNVCCAFCNALTPVPPPQLPPPGMDMAQLICGGCRTLLMYTRGATSVRCSCCHTVNLAPVSNVAHVNCGNCRTTLMYPYGAPSVKCAVCHYITNVNMSNTRVPIPMHQPSGTVTPPLMPSTSSQGLAHSQSQTVVVENPMSVDKSGKLVSNVVVGVTTEKK, encoded by the exons ATGCAGAGCCAGATAGTGTGCAGTGGGTGTAGAAGCGTGTTGCTGTACCCGAGAGGTGCCACCAATGTCTGCTGCGCTTTCTGCAATGCCCTGACTCCCGTTCCCCCACCTCAACTCCCGCCTCCCG GAATGGATATGGCTCAACTTATATGTGGAGGTTGCCGTACATTGTTGATGTACACACGTGGTGCCACGAGTGTGAGATGCTCCTGTTGCCATACTGTGAATCTTGCACCTG TGTCTAATGTTGCTCATGTCAACTGTGGAAACTGCCGCACTACACTTATGTATCCATATGGTGCGCCGTCAGTTAAATGTGCTGTTTGCCACTATATTACTAACGTGAAT ATGAGTAATACTAGGGTTCCAATTCCAATGCACCAACCTAGTGGAACAGTAACACCACCATTGATGCCTTCTACTTCATCT CAGGGATTGGCGCATTCTCAAAGTCAAACTGTAGTTGTTGAAAATCCTATGTCTGTTGACAAAAGCGGGAAACTG GTAAGCAATGTTGTTGTTGGTGTCACCACTGAAAAAAAATGA
- the LOC113697525 gene encoding protein LOL2-like isoform X3 — MQSQIVCSGCRSVLLYPRGATNVCCAFCNALTPVPPPQLPPPGMDMAQLICGGCRTLLMYTRGATSVRCSCCHTVNLAPVSNVAHVNCGNCRTTLMYPYGAPSVKCAVCHYITNVNGLAHSQSQTVVVENPMSVDKSGKLVSNVVVGVTTEKK; from the exons ATGCAGAGCCAGATAGTGTGCAGTGGGTGTAGAAGCGTGTTGCTGTACCCGAGAGGTGCCACCAATGTCTGCTGCGCTTTCTGCAATGCCCTGACTCCCGTTCCCCCACCTCAACTCCCGCCTCCCG GAATGGATATGGCTCAACTTATATGTGGAGGTTGCCGTACATTGTTGATGTACACACGTGGTGCCACGAGTGTGAGATGCTCCTGTTGCCATACTGTGAATCTTGCACCTG TGTCTAATGTTGCTCATGTCAACTGTGGAAACTGCCGCACTACACTTATGTATCCATATGGTGCGCCGTCAGTTAAATGTGCTGTTTGCCACTATATTACTAACGTGAAT GGATTGGCGCATTCTCAAAGTCAAACTGTAGTTGTTGAAAATCCTATGTCTGTTGACAAAAGCGGGAAACTG GTAAGCAATGTTGTTGTTGGTGTCACCACTGAAAAAAAATGA
- the LOC113697525 gene encoding protein LSD1-like isoform X2 — translation MQSQIVCSGCRSVLLYPRGATNVCCAFCNALTPVPPPQLPPPGMDMAQLICGGCRTLLMYTRGATSVRCSCCHTVNLAPVSNVAHVNCGNCRTTLMYPYGAPSVKCAVCHYITNVNMSNTRVPIPMHQPSGTVTPPLMPSTSSGLAHSQSQTVVVENPMSVDKSGKLVSNVVVGVTTEKK, via the exons ATGCAGAGCCAGATAGTGTGCAGTGGGTGTAGAAGCGTGTTGCTGTACCCGAGAGGTGCCACCAATGTCTGCTGCGCTTTCTGCAATGCCCTGACTCCCGTTCCCCCACCTCAACTCCCGCCTCCCG GAATGGATATGGCTCAACTTATATGTGGAGGTTGCCGTACATTGTTGATGTACACACGTGGTGCCACGAGTGTGAGATGCTCCTGTTGCCATACTGTGAATCTTGCACCTG TGTCTAATGTTGCTCATGTCAACTGTGGAAACTGCCGCACTACACTTATGTATCCATATGGTGCGCCGTCAGTTAAATGTGCTGTTTGCCACTATATTACTAACGTGAAT ATGAGTAATACTAGGGTTCCAATTCCAATGCACCAACCTAGTGGAACAGTAACACCACCATTGATGCCTTCTACTTCATCT GGATTGGCGCATTCTCAAAGTCAAACTGTAGTTGTTGAAAATCCTATGTCTGTTGACAAAAGCGGGAAACTG GTAAGCAATGTTGTTGTTGGTGTCACCACTGAAAAAAAATGA
- the LOC113697525 gene encoding protein LOL3-like isoform X4, which produces MQSQIVCSGCRSVLLYPRGATNVCCAFCNALTPVPPPQLPPPVSNVAHVNCGNCRTTLMYPYGAPSVKCAVCHYITNVNMSNTRVPIPMHQPSGTVTPPLMPSTSSQGLAHSQSQTVVVENPMSVDKSGKLVSNVVVGVTTEKK; this is translated from the exons ATGCAGAGCCAGATAGTGTGCAGTGGGTGTAGAAGCGTGTTGCTGTACCCGAGAGGTGCCACCAATGTCTGCTGCGCTTTCTGCAATGCCCTGACTCCCGTTCCCCCACCTCAACTCCCGCCTCCCG TGTCTAATGTTGCTCATGTCAACTGTGGAAACTGCCGCACTACACTTATGTATCCATATGGTGCGCCGTCAGTTAAATGTGCTGTTTGCCACTATATTACTAACGTGAAT ATGAGTAATACTAGGGTTCCAATTCCAATGCACCAACCTAGTGGAACAGTAACACCACCATTGATGCCTTCTACTTCATCT CAGGGATTGGCGCATTCTCAAAGTCAAACTGTAGTTGTTGAAAATCCTATGTCTGTTGACAAAAGCGGGAAACTG GTAAGCAATGTTGTTGTTGGTGTCACCACTGAAAAAAAATGA